The following coding sequences lie in one Cloacibacillus sp. genomic window:
- a CDS encoding methylmalonyl-CoA mutase family protein, which produces MFEPTQLQEVAEGKKAYEAAVEKALTKGPERKENFTTGGGIPLKRTYTPEDVNGVDYAKDLGFPGAYPYTRGVQPTMYRGRFWTMRQYAGFATAEDSNKRYRYLLSQGTTGLSVAFDLPTQIGYDSDDPMAVGECGKVGVAVDSLADAEILFGGIPLDKVSTSMTINAPASVLLSMYIAVAEKQGVPMNALSGTIQNDILKEYIARGTYIFPPKPSMRLITDIFDFCSKNIPKWNTISISGYHIREAGSTAIQEVAFTLADGIAYIEAAIKAGQDPNVFGKRLSFFFNAHNDFIEEVAKFRAARKVWARIMKERFGVTEKGAQMLRFHTQTAGCTLTAQQAENNIVRVAIQTMAAVCGGTQSLHTNSLDEALALPTDKSVRIALRTQQIVAYESGVTSVVDPLAGSYAIEALTKEIEEGAWEYIKKIDELGGMMTAIEKGYPQKNIQDAAYQYQKSIESGDRIIVGVNKFHIEEDMSERKLLKVDASVGVNQIKKLREMKANRDNVRVKTTLDAIREGAKGDANLMPLILDAVHAYATEGEICGVLREVFGEYQENVVL; this is translated from the coding sequence TTGTTCGAACCAACACAGCTCCAGGAAGTAGCAGAAGGAAAGAAGGCCTACGAAGCGGCTGTTGAAAAGGCGCTTACCAAAGGTCCCGAGAGAAAGGAAAACTTCACCACAGGCGGCGGTATTCCTCTTAAGAGGACATATACCCCAGAAGATGTCAACGGCGTAGACTACGCCAAAGATCTTGGATTCCCCGGCGCGTATCCCTACACCCGCGGCGTCCAGCCCACAATGTACAGAGGCCGTTTCTGGACGATGCGCCAGTATGCGGGCTTTGCTACGGCGGAGGATTCCAACAAGCGCTATCGTTACCTGCTGAGCCAGGGAACGACGGGGCTCTCTGTCGCTTTCGACCTTCCGACACAGATCGGCTACGACTCGGACGACCCCATGGCGGTGGGTGAGTGCGGTAAAGTCGGCGTCGCCGTCGACAGCCTTGCCGACGCGGAGATCCTCTTCGGCGGAATCCCCCTCGACAAAGTATCGACCTCAATGACGATCAATGCCCCTGCGTCAGTGCTTCTTTCAATGTACATCGCCGTTGCCGAAAAGCAGGGCGTGCCGATGAACGCACTCTCAGGAACGATCCAGAACGATATCCTCAAGGAATACATAGCGCGCGGCACATATATCTTCCCTCCCAAGCCGTCAATGCGCCTCATCACCGACATTTTTGACTTCTGCTCGAAGAATATCCCGAAATGGAACACTATCTCGATCTCCGGCTACCATATCCGCGAAGCCGGCTCGACCGCGATCCAGGAAGTGGCCTTCACGCTTGCCGACGGTATCGCTTATATCGAAGCGGCCATCAAGGCCGGACAGGACCCGAACGTATTCGGGAAGCGCCTCTCCTTCTTCTTTAACGCGCACAACGACTTTATTGAAGAGGTCGCGAAATTCCGCGCGGCGCGCAAGGTTTGGGCACGCATTATGAAGGAGCGCTTCGGAGTTACCGAAAAGGGCGCCCAGATGCTTCGCTTCCACACCCAGACCGCCGGATGCACGCTGACGGCGCAGCAGGCCGAGAACAACATCGTCCGCGTCGCCATTCAGACGATGGCGGCGGTATGCGGCGGCACACAGTCGCTGCACACCAACAGCCTTGACGAAGCTCTCGCCCTCCCGACTGACAAGAGCGTCCGCATCGCCCTCCGCACGCAGCAGATCGTCGCTTACGAGTCAGGCGTTACGAGCGTTGTAGACCCGCTTGCCGGCAGCTACGCCATCGAAGCTCTTACGAAAGAGATCGAAGAGGGCGCGTGGGAGTACATCAAGAAGATCGACGAGCTCGGTGGCATGATGACGGCCATTGAGAAGGGATACCCGCAGAAGAACATCCAGGATGCGGCGTACCAGTACCAGAAATCGATCGAATCCGGCGACCGTATCATCGTCGGCGTCAACAAGTTCCATATCGAAGAAGACATGTCAGAGCGCAAACTCCTTAAGGTCGACGCAAGCGTAGGCGTGAACCAGATTAAGAAGCTCCGCGAAATGAAAGCTAACCGCGACAACGTCAGAGTCAAGACGACGCTTGACGCAATCCGCGAGGGCGCGAAGGGCGACGCGAACCTTATGCCGCTCATCCTCGACGCCGTACACGCGTACGCGACAGAGGGCGAGATCTGCGGCGTGCTCCGCGAGGTCTTTGGCGAGTACCAGGAGAACGTGGTTCTTTAG
- a CDS encoding acyl-CoA carboxylase subunit beta, which yields MADKTIDELCAALVAKREKAALGGGEKAIAKQHDKGKMTARERIDAVLDPGSFVEIDEFVEHRCTNFGLEKTTFLGDGVVTGYGTIDGRIVYVFSQDFTVMGGSLGEMHAKKICKVLDLALTNGAPCIGINDSGGARIQEAVDALSGYGQIFFRNVKASGVIPQFSIIAGPCAGGAVYSPALTDFIFMVDKVGIMHITGPAVIKSVTGEDVTSEQIGGARAHNATSGCAHFFAASEAECYAQVRKVMSYLPSNNMEEPPYMETGDDPSRMDAELHEMVPTNPNKGYDVRDVIKKVVDNGDFCEVQELYAKNIVTGFARVGGRVIGIIANQAKFMAGCLDIDASDKASRHIRICDAYNLPIVTFEDVPGYLPGLNQEMGGIIRHGAKLLYAYSEATSPKITIVMRKAYGGSYLGMCSKDLGADVVLAWPQAQIAVMGAEGAANIIFRKEIDAAEDKTAKRAEKIEEYKESFANPYRAAQRGFVDRVILPEETRPALYQALLMTESKSELRPKRKHGILPN from the coding sequence ATGGCGGACAAAACGATCGACGAACTGTGCGCTGCTCTGGTTGCCAAACGCGAAAAAGCGGCTCTTGGCGGCGGAGAAAAGGCCATCGCCAAACAGCACGACAAGGGTAAGATGACCGCACGTGAGCGCATCGACGCAGTTCTTGACCCCGGCAGCTTCGTGGAGATCGATGAATTTGTCGAGCACCGCTGCACCAACTTCGGGCTCGAAAAGACAACATTCCTCGGCGACGGCGTTGTAACCGGCTACGGCACGATAGACGGACGGATAGTCTACGTATTCAGCCAGGATTTCACAGTAATGGGCGGTTCGCTTGGCGAAATGCACGCCAAAAAGATCTGCAAGGTCCTTGACCTCGCCCTTACGAACGGCGCACCCTGCATCGGCATCAACGATTCAGGCGGAGCCCGTATTCAGGAGGCGGTCGACGCCCTTTCAGGTTACGGACAGATATTCTTCCGCAACGTCAAAGCCAGCGGCGTCATTCCGCAGTTCTCCATTATCGCCGGACCCTGTGCGGGCGGAGCCGTTTACAGCCCCGCGCTTACAGATTTCATCTTTATGGTAGACAAAGTCGGTATCATGCACATCACAGGTCCCGCGGTCATCAAGTCAGTCACCGGCGAAGACGTCACCTCCGAACAGATCGGCGGCGCCCGCGCTCACAACGCGACCTCAGGCTGCGCGCATTTCTTCGCGGCCAGCGAAGCCGAGTGCTACGCGCAGGTCCGCAAGGTAATGAGCTATCTTCCCAGCAATAACATGGAAGAGCCTCCTTATATGGAGACCGGAGATGATCCCTCGCGCATGGACGCGGAGCTTCACGAGATGGTTCCGACAAACCCGAATAAGGGTTACGACGTCCGCGACGTCATTAAAAAGGTCGTTGACAACGGTGACTTCTGTGAAGTACAGGAACTCTACGCCAAAAACATCGTCACCGGATTCGCGAGAGTCGGCGGACGCGTCATCGGAATCATCGCCAACCAGGCTAAATTCATGGCCGGATGCCTCGACATCGACGCCTCCGACAAGGCGAGCCGCCATATCCGCATCTGCGATGCGTACAATCTTCCTATCGTGACATTTGAAGACGTCCCCGGATATCTCCCCGGTCTAAACCAGGAGATGGGCGGTATTATCCGCCACGGCGCGAAGCTCCTCTATGCCTACAGCGAAGCGACGTCGCCGAAGATCACCATCGTCATGCGCAAGGCCTACGGCGGATCATATCTCGGTATGTGCAGCAAAGACCTGGGCGCTGACGTAGTCCTTGCCTGGCCGCAGGCTCAGATCGCGGTCATGGGCGCCGAGGGCGCGGCGAATATCATCTTCCGCAAGGAGATCGATGCCGCAGAGGACAAGACCGCCAAGCGCGCGGAGAAGATCGAGGAATACAAAGAGTCGTTTGCAAACCCATATCGCGCGGCGCAGCGCGGATTCGTTGATCGTGTCATCCTCCCCGAGGAGACGCGTCCCGCCCTCTATCAGGCACTTCTGATGACGGAGAGCAAGAGTGAACTTCGTCCGAAACGCAAGCATGGCATTCTGCCTAACTAG
- a CDS encoding sodium ion-translocating decarboxylase subunit beta → MELYLTALKGVVEQSGFVALNGPTLVMLLVSFILLYLAIAKGFEPLLLMPIAFGCLLVNLPLSGIVDPGGFLYFVKFGIDHELYPVIIFMGIGALTDFGPLLANPITFLLGAAAQIGVFFAVIGAMFMGFTIQEAAGIGIIGGADGPTAIYLCAKLAKDILPAVAVAAYSYMSLVPLIQPPVIKLLTTKKDRAIKMEQLRPVTRTERILFPIVSTIACGLVLPASAPLVGMLMFGNLMRECGCTERLSLAAQNEVLNATTIFLGISVGATMSAESFLTLATIKIICLGLIAFVFSTAGGVCFGQLMKVVSGGKINPIIGAAGVSAVPMAARVCQKVVSKEFPGSYILMHAMGPNVAGVIGTAVAAGAMLTLLSK, encoded by the coding sequence ATGGAACTTTACTTGACCGCACTGAAGGGTGTGGTGGAACAGTCGGGATTCGTCGCGCTTAACGGGCCTACGCTCGTTATGCTGCTCGTCTCCTTCATCCTGCTCTATCTCGCCATTGCGAAGGGTTTTGAGCCTCTGCTGCTTATGCCCATCGCCTTTGGATGCCTTCTGGTCAACCTGCCGCTTTCAGGCATCGTTGATCCGGGCGGCTTCCTTTACTTTGTAAAATTTGGCATAGACCATGAACTTTACCCGGTTATTATCTTTATGGGTATTGGCGCTCTGACGGACTTCGGCCCCCTGCTTGCGAACCCTATCACCTTCCTTCTCGGTGCGGCGGCGCAGATAGGAGTCTTTTTCGCGGTCATCGGCGCTATGTTCATGGGCTTCACGATCCAGGAAGCGGCCGGCATCGGTATCATCGGCGGTGCTGACGGCCCGACGGCCATCTATCTCTGCGCGAAGCTCGCCAAGGATATCCTGCCAGCCGTCGCTGTCGCCGCTTACAGCTACATGTCGCTCGTGCCGCTGATCCAGCCCCCGGTCATCAAGCTTTTGACGACTAAAAAGGACCGTGCGATCAAGATGGAGCAGCTCCGTCCCGTCACGCGTACTGAACGCATCCTCTTCCCGATCGTTTCGACGATCGCCTGCGGACTCGTTCTGCCGGCCTCCGCCCCCCTCGTGGGAATGCTGATGTTCGGAAACCTTATGCGTGAATGCGGCTGCACCGAGCGTCTCTCGCTTGCGGCGCAGAATGAAGTGCTCAACGCGACGACGATATTCCTCGGAATCTCTGTCGGCGCGACGATGAGCGCTGAGTCATTCCTCACACTGGCGACGATCAAGATCATCTGCCTTGGGCTTATCGCCTTCGTATTCAGCACCGCGGGCGGCGTCTGCTTCGGACAGCTGATGAAGGTTGTCTCCGGCGGCAAGATCAACCCGATCATCGGCGCGGCCGGCGTATCCGCCGTCCCGATGGCGGCGCGCGTCTGCCAGAAGGTGGTATCGAAGGAGTTCCCGGGAAGCTACATCCTGATGCACGCTATGGGCCCGAATGTTGCCGGCGTTATCGGCACGGCCGTTGCGGCGGGAGCTATGCTTACCCTGCTCTCCAAATAA
- a CDS encoding RsiV family protein codes for MRLFRSAAALSLALLFSGTTAVFAKDIDVRVATFSSYQSEFRGFEAKIITPIVTGLAIDEVQNELNETFIQRARKLAADYEKDVSEMLREDPEFDGHLGVVLDYKVRTDNDKVLAIDIYEMNIAGSSSTVHAFYNFDKKSGKLIELGDLFNEKADYTKVINDYILGEMRRINKKKRGVFWIAPKDEQGFRSIKAKQNFFINDKGNIVICFDKYEVAPGAAGSPEFEIPRRVAGPYLAKNK; via the coding sequence ATGAGACTATTTAGAAGCGCCGCCGCGCTTTCGCTCGCGCTGCTGTTTAGCGGAACGACGGCGGTCTTTGCTAAAGATATCGACGTGCGCGTCGCGACGTTCAGCTCCTATCAGTCAGAATTTCGCGGCTTTGAGGCGAAGATCATAACGCCAATCGTCACCGGCCTCGCCATCGACGAGGTACAAAACGAGCTGAACGAAACCTTCATACAGCGCGCGCGAAAACTTGCCGCCGACTACGAAAAGGACGTCAGCGAGATGCTGCGTGAGGACCCTGAGTTCGACGGTCATCTGGGCGTGGTACTCGACTACAAGGTACGCACCGACAATGATAAGGTGCTGGCGATCGATATCTACGAGATGAATATCGCGGGCTCTTCCTCTACGGTACACGCCTTCTATAACTTTGACAAGAAGAGCGGCAAGCTGATCGAGCTTGGAGATCTCTTCAACGAAAAGGCTGATTATACGAAGGTGATCAACGACTATATTCTGGGAGAGATGCGCCGCATCAACAAAAAAAAGAGGGGCGTATTCTGGATCGCGCCAAAAGACGAACAGGGTTTCCGCTCCATCAAGGCGAAGCAGAATTTCTTCATCAACGACAAAGGCAACATCGTCATCTGCTTCGATAAATACGAAGTGGCCCCGGGCGCCGCGGGCAGTCCCGAGTTTGAGATCCCTCGGAGGGTCGCCGGCCCCTATCTCGCGAAAAATAAATAA
- a CDS encoding cobalamin B12-binding domain-containing protein → MMDRKIRVVVAKPGLDGHDRGAKVIARAFRDAGMEVIYTGLRQTPEQIVATAIQEDADAIGISILSGAHEYCFKAIIDLLKEKHAEDIIVFGGGVIPETDYPTLLGFGAGAIFGPGTPTTETIEWLEKAVAEKRAKEA, encoded by the coding sequence ATTATGGACCGTAAAATTCGCGTAGTTGTTGCGAAACCAGGACTTGACGGCCACGACCGTGGCGCGAAGGTCATAGCAAGAGCATTCAGAGACGCAGGCATGGAGGTCATCTACACAGGTCTCCGCCAGACACCGGAACAGATAGTTGCCACAGCGATCCAGGAAGACGCAGACGCCATCGGTATCAGCATCCTTTCAGGAGCGCATGAGTACTGCTTTAAGGCCATCATCGATCTTCTCAAAGAGAAGCACGCGGAGGACATTATCGTCTTCGGCGGCGGAGTCATCCCCGAGACCGACTATCCGACGCTTCTCGGCTTCGGCGCGGGCGCGATCTTCGGCCCCGGAACGCCGACCACCGAGACGATTGAATGGCTCGAAAAGGCGGTAGCCGAAAAGAGAGCAAAAGAGGCGTAA
- the mce gene encoding methylmalonyl-CoA epimerase, giving the protein MEIKNVDHIGVAVKSIDEALKFWEDTLGVKCHGVEEVAEQRVKTAFLPIDDTEFELLEGTTEDSPVSKFIEKNGQGIQHVAVRVADIEAALAELKEKGVRLIDEKPRIGAGGAKIAFVHPKASGGVLLELCQRD; this is encoded by the coding sequence ATGGAAATCAAAAATGTAGATCATATCGGAGTAGCCGTAAAGAGCATCGACGAAGCCCTTAAATTCTGGGAAGACACCCTCGGCGTGAAGTGCCACGGCGTTGAGGAAGTCGCCGAGCAGAGAGTCAAGACGGCCTTCCTGCCCATCGACGATACAGAGTTTGAGCTTCTTGAGGGAACGACGGAGGACAGCCCTGTCTCGAAGTTCATCGAGAAAAACGGACAGGGAATCCAGCACGTCGCGGTCAGAGTCGCCGACATAGAAGCGGCGCTTGCCGAACTTAAAGAAAAAGGCGTGCGTCTTATTGATGAAAAGCCCCGTATCGGCGCGGGCGGCGCGAAGATCGCCTTCGTTCATCCGAAGGCCAGCGGCGGAGTGCTTCTTGAACTCTGCCAGCGCGATTAA
- a CDS encoding biotin/lipoyl-containing protein, giving the protein MSRKYRVTVNGKAYDVDVEEMGAGAAPAPVAAPAPVAAPVPVAAPAPAAAPAPAAAPAPAAPAGAGSITAPMPGKVLKILVAQGAAVTTGQLVLILEAMKMENEIFTTVAGSVSQICCKEGDTVSTGDTLLVVA; this is encoded by the coding sequence ATGTCACGCAAATACAGAGTCACAGTTAACGGAAAAGCATACGATGTAGATGTTGAAGAGATGGGTGCAGGCGCGGCTCCTGCTCCTGTAGCAGCCCCCGCTCCCGTAGCGGCACCCGTCCCTGTAGCGGCCCCCGCTCCCGCGGCGGCTCCTGCCCCAGCGGCAGCTCCCGCTCCCGCGGCCCCCGCTGGCGCAGGATCGATCACCGCTCCGATGCCCGGCAAAGTTCTTAAGATCCTAGTCGCTCAGGGCGCGGCTGTCACCACGGGTCAGCTCGTCCTCATACTTGAAGCGATGAAGATGGAAAATGAGATTTTCACCACCGTAGCGGGTTCTGTATCACAGATCTGCTGCAAAGAAGGAGATACAGTCAGCACTGGCGACACACTCCTGGTAGTAGCGTAG
- a CDS encoding OadG family protein yields the protein MTGSSISSYFVGVSGRLTMSLIAFSIVFIVIVGLMLVMMGMKHVCSAIDNMGKPKPAATAQPSPAPAAPAAPAPAAPAAAVSADDDELLAVISAAIMAACGSTARVVAFSPVKAPAPTAWKNVGRLQNTEGC from the coding sequence ATGACAGGATCATCTATCAGTTCATATTTTGTCGGCGTCTCGGGCAGGCTCACAATGTCGCTCATCGCCTTCAGCATCGTATTCATCGTCATCGTTGGGCTTATGCTCGTTATGATGGGGATGAAGCATGTCTGTTCGGCGATCGACAACATGGGCAAGCCGAAACCGGCCGCTACGGCGCAGCCGTCGCCGGCCCCCGCTGCCCCCGCTGCGCCCGCTCCGGCGGCTCCCGCCGCGGCGGTCTCTGCCGACGACGACGAACTTCTCGCAGTAATATCGGCCGCCATAATGGCAGCTTGCGGATCAACAGCGCGCGTAGTTGCCTTCAGTCCGGTAAAAGCCCCCGCACCGACCGCATGGAAGAATGTGGGCAGGCTCCAGAACACAGAAGGCTGCTAA
- a CDS encoding FprA family A-type flavoprotein encodes MQQAIKVTDSIYWIGGNDRETDLFEGLWELPRGVAYNAYFINDEKCAIIDTIKADKLSAYMERLVSIMPEGRAIDYLVVNHMEPDHSGSISILRKLYPEMKIVGNKKTIEMIGAFYGITDGMIEVKEGDVLDLGHHKLAFAMIPMVHWPESMVAYETTEKVLFSTDAFGGFCALEGGIFDDELDMTLYEDETLRYFANIVGRYSGPAQKAIAKVRALDLKIICPAHGPILRSNPQHIVDLYDKWSSHKTDEGIVIVYGSMYGNTKFMTDTIARAACEAGVKDVIVHDASRSNLSYIVRDIWKYRGLVLGSCTYNTELYPPMATLCRALKNKMMKNRVLGICGSYSWSKGALAELQVFAEQGGDWKLVEPTIEVKSSPTEADLELCRELGRNMAEAVKAAEAK; translated from the coding sequence ATGCAGCAGGCAATCAAGGTAACTGATTCTATATATTGGATAGGCGGCAACGACCGCGAGACCGACCTCTTCGAGGGTCTTTGGGAACTCCCCCGCGGCGTGGCCTACAACGCCTATTTTATCAACGACGAAAAGTGCGCGATCATCGATACCATTAAGGCCGACAAGCTCTCCGCCTATATGGAGCGGCTTGTCTCGATCATGCCCGAGGGCCGCGCCATCGACTACCTCGTCGTCAACCACATGGAGCCGGACCACTCAGGTTCCATCAGCATCCTCCGCAAGCTCTATCCCGAAATGAAGATCGTCGGCAACAAAAAGACGATCGAGATGATCGGCGCCTTCTACGGCATCACCGACGGCATGATCGAGGTAAAAGAGGGCGACGTGCTCGACCTCGGCCATCACAAGCTGGCGTTCGCGATGATCCCCATGGTCCACTGGCCAGAGAGCATGGTGGCCTATGAGACGACCGAGAAGGTACTCTTCTCCACCGACGCTTTCGGCGGCTTCTGCGCGCTGGAGGGCGGCATATTTGACGACGAACTCGATATGACGCTCTACGAGGACGAGACTCTGCGTTACTTCGCAAACATCGTCGGCCGCTACTCGGGACCGGCGCAGAAGGCGATCGCCAAAGTCCGCGCCCTCGACCTTAAAATCATCTGCCCCGCCCACGGCCCCATCCTCCGCTCGAACCCGCAGCATATCGTAGACCTCTATGACAAGTGGAGCAGCCACAAAACCGACGAGGGAATCGTCATCGTCTACGGCTCGATGTATGGCAACACTAAATTCATGACGGACACCATCGCGCGCGCCGCCTGCGAGGCCGGGGTGAAGGACGTTATCGTCCACGATGCCTCGCGCTCCAATCTTTCGTATATCGTGCGCGACATCTGGAAATACCGCGGCCTAGTCCTCGGCAGCTGCACCTATAACACGGAGCTCTATCCCCCGATGGCGACGCTCTGCCGAGCGCTCAAGAATAAGATGATGAAGAACCGCGTGCTCGGCATCTGCGGCTCCTACAGCTGGAGTAAGGGAGCTTTAGCGGAGCTGCAGGTCTTCGCGGAGCAGGGAGGCGACTGGAAGCTCGTCGAGCCGACGATCGAGGTCAAGTCCTCCCCCACCGAGGCCGACCTTGAATTGTGCCGCGAGCTCGGCAGAAATATGGCGGAGGCCGTCAAGGCCGCCGAAGCGAAATAG
- a CDS encoding GNAT family N-acetyltransferase gives MEFRIRPFKENDIADINEIRSMRGVIETIPTLFSESVSFTEEVMKSVGPNDPVLSAVIDTPEGEKVIGNGVLRLTEKARLRHTASVALIVHADYQNMGVGRAILSQLLEIADKWLMLVRVDLEVAADNAGAIHLYESLGFQIEGRLKYAFMKDGKYADLLIMGRYNLP, from the coding sequence ATGGAATTCAGGATCAGGCCGTTCAAAGAGAACGACATTGCGGATATCAACGAGATACGTTCTATGCGCGGAGTCATTGAGACGATACCGACGCTTTTTTCGGAGAGCGTCTCGTTCACGGAAGAGGTGATGAAGTCTGTCGGACCGAATGATCCGGTGCTTTCGGCGGTCATTGATACGCCTGAGGGCGAAAAGGTGATCGGCAACGGCGTGCTGCGCCTCACGGAAAAGGCGCGCCTTCGCCACACCGCCTCTGTCGCGCTCATCGTACACGCCGATTACCAGAATATGGGAGTAGGCCGCGCGATTCTCTCGCAGCTGCTGGAGATCGCCGACAAATGGCTGATGCTCGTCCGCGTCGACCTAGAGGTTGCCGCCGACAACGCCGGCGCGATCCATCTCTATGAATCGCTCGGCTTTCAAATAGAGGGGCGTCTCAAATACGCCTTCATGAAAGACGGGAAATACGCGGATCTTCTTATCATGGGGAGATATAATCTCCCTTAA
- a CDS encoding sodium/proline symporter has product MEMSFSNNIQYITVFVLYFACFIGFGVYQGRKVSNEEDYAIGGRDIPGWAAALSERATGESSWALLGLPGWAYASGMSCFWVLFGCAVGIAFAWAVLAYRIRQVAEEKDAISFVDLISKMHPAMESSIRTVSCMVIVFFFFFYIGAQLLGGGKVFNVMFGISPATGMVITMLIIIPYTIYGGFKSVIYTDCIQAFLMVCALGIAPILGFMEIGGMSGVYANGIFAALHKAGSSYTNILGGGSGWAMFAGVLGGFAYVFGYLGGMPQLTMRFMAIKDFKNTITARNIGIVWTLIAYFGACSIGWLGLAIWGPSGLPDPESVFPMVMLKFFHPTIAALFIVAAFAALISTADSLLVLASTEFSVNIVKRYFTKDSDSRQELKFARIMTALMAVLALGTAYVVPSNLIFKIIGYVWAGIGDPFSVIILLTFFWKKFSAKGAFAVVCVGMPFTIFWVMSGLDAKVIPALFMSFAVSLAVGIAASIIWPNKVAA; this is encoded by the coding sequence ATGGAAATGAGTTTCAGCAATAATATTCAATACATCACTGTTTTTGTGCTCTACTTTGCCTGTTTTATTGGTTTTGGCGTCTATCAGGGGAGAAAGGTCTCCAATGAAGAGGATTACGCTATCGGCGGCCGTGATATCCCCGGCTGGGCCGCCGCCCTCTCCGAACGGGCCACTGGCGAGTCGTCATGGGCGCTTCTGGGGCTGCCCGGCTGGGCCTATGCCTCCGGCATGAGCTGTTTCTGGGTCCTGTTCGGCTGCGCGGTGGGGATAGCCTTCGCCTGGGCCGTTCTCGCCTACCGTATCAGACAAGTGGCGGAGGAAAAAGATGCCATTTCATTTGTCGATCTGATATCAAAGATGCACCCCGCCATGGAGTCAAGCATAAGGACCGTCAGCTGCATGGTCATCGTGTTTTTCTTCTTCTTTTACATCGGCGCCCAGCTTCTCGGAGGAGGAAAGGTATTTAACGTCATGTTCGGTATCAGCCCCGCGACGGGTATGGTCATCACAATGCTTATCATCATCCCCTATACCATATACGGCGGTTTTAAGAGCGTCATTTATACGGACTGTATCCAGGCGTTCCTGATGGTCTGCGCGCTCGGCATTGCTCCGATCCTTGGATTTATGGAGATCGGCGGCATGAGCGGCGTCTACGCGAACGGAATATTCGCGGCGCTGCATAAGGCAGGCTCCTCCTATACGAATATTCTGGGCGGCGGCAGCGGCTGGGCGATGTTCGCCGGAGTGCTGGGCGGCTTCGCCTATGTCTTCGGCTATTTAGGCGGCATGCCGCAGCTTACGATGCGTTTTATGGCGATCAAGGATTTTAAAAACACGATCACCGCGCGTAATATCGGTATCGTCTGGACGCTGATCGCCTACTTCGGAGCCTGTTCCATAGGCTGGCTCGGCCTTGCGATATGGGGGCCGTCCGGACTTCCAGACCCGGAATCCGTATTCCCGATGGTGATGCTGAAATTCTTCCATCCGACAATCGCCGCGCTTTTCATCGTCGCCGCCTTCGCCGCGCTCATCTCCACCGCGGACTCTCTGTTGGTACTGGCCTCGACGGAGTTCTCCGTCAACATCGTCAAACGTTATTTCACCAAGGATTCCGATTCGCGGCAGGAGCTTAAATTCGCCAGGATCATGACGGCCCTGATGGCGGTGCTGGCTCTTGGAACTGCATATGTCGTCCCCTCCAACCTGATCTTTAAGATTATCGGCTATGTCTGGGCAGGTATCGGCGATCCCTTCTCCGTGATTATCCTGCTCACCTTCTTCTGGAAAAAGTTCAGCGCCAAGGGGGCCTTCGCGGTGGTCTGCGTCGGGATGCCCTTTACGATCTTCTGGGTGATGTCCGGCCTAGACGCGAAGGTGATCCCCGCGCTCTTTATGTCATTCGCGGTGAGCCTCGCCGTAGGAATCGCCGCCTCCATCATCTGGCCGAACAAGGTTGCTGCCTAG